From the genome of Syntrophorhabdaceae bacterium, one region includes:
- a CDS encoding TRAP transporter small permease — MRKFIYYLGVFSGIVLLGILALMSAEVFFRYLFNKPILGTVEISSYLLVIFCFTGIAFVQSQKGHIHIELVTQKLPDSLQRILRIITLILSLATFIVITWQMAIAFWKSWEMQEVRWGALPLPVWPVKFMIAFGSFTLCLQLVLNIVDEIKNKITLPGRSN, encoded by the coding sequence GTGCTCCTCGGGATACTTGCTCTTATGAGTGCAGAGGTGTTCTTCCGTTACCTGTTTAACAAGCCTATCCTTGGAACCGTGGAAATTAGTTCCTATCTGCTAGTTATCTTTTGTTTTACAGGTATTGCCTTTGTGCAGTCCCAAAAGGGGCATATTCACATTGAACTGGTGACACAGAAACTCCCGGACAGTCTCCAGCGTATCCTGAGGATCATCACCCTCATACTTTCATTGGCTACCTTTATCGTCATTACCTGGCAAATGGCGATAGCCTTCTGGAAATCCTGGGAGATGCAGGAGGTGAGGTGGGGTGCGTTACCTTTACCTGTGTGGCCGGTTAAGTTTATGATTGCCTTTGGTTCTTTCACTCTTTGTCTCCAGCTTGTCTTGAATATTGTTGACGAAATCAAAAATAAAATTACGCTGCCGGGAAGGAGTAACTGA